The stretch of DNA AGTTCGAGCGCTGGGTAATCCAGCCCAACGCCGCCATCGTCGCGGCGGTGAAGCGACGCTGCCCCGACACGCCCATCATCGGCTTCCCCAAGGGCGCCGGCGACAAATTGCCGACCTATGCCCGAGAAACCGGCGTCGATGCGGTCGGCGTCGACGAGACGGTCACCCCCGAATGGGCGCACGAGGTGCTTCCCGAGGGCATGCCGGTGCAGGGCAATCTCGATCCCATGCTGCTGATCGGCGGCGGCGAACCGATGCTCCGGGCGATCGACCGGATCCTTGCCGCCTTTGCGGACCGTCCTCACATCTTCAATCTCGGCCACGGGATCGACAAGACCACCCCCATCGCGCATGTCGAGGCGATGATCGGACGGGTGAAGCGCTGATGGATCAGCTGGTCGGCTGGATGGGGGTCGCGGCCATCTGGGCCAAGGCGGCGCACGTCATCTTCGTCATTTTCTGGATCGCGGGTTTGTTCATTCTGCCGCGCTATTTCGTCCATCATCACGAGACCACGCCGGGCAGCGCCGAGGACCGTGCCTGGATCGAGCGCGAGGACCGCGCCTATACGATCATCCTCGGCCCCGCGATGATCATCACCTGGCTCCTGGGGCTGGGTCTGGCGCTCAACGGCGGCTATTTCTCGGCCGGCTGGTTCCACGCGAAGCTGCTGCTGGTCGTCCTGCTGACGGGTTATCAGGGCTGGATCGGCGCCTTTCGCCGAAAGCTCGCCGCGGGCAAACGTCCGTTCGAGGGCAAGACGCTTCGGCTGCTCAACGAAGTGCCGGGAATCTTCACGATCCTGATCGTCATTCTCGCGGTGGTCCGCCCCTTCTGAATTTCAAGCCGTGTTGACTTAGAGGGTCGGTGGATTTACCTGCCGATGGGTAACGCGAGGGTGGCGCGTTGCTTCCCCCAAGCGAAGCGATC from Sphingomicrobium sp. XHP0239 encodes:
- a CDS encoding CopD family protein, with protein sequence MDQLVGWMGVAAIWAKAAHVIFVIFWIAGLFILPRYFVHHHETTPGSAEDRAWIEREDRAYTIILGPAMIITWLLGLGLALNGGYFSAGWFHAKLLLVVLLTGYQGWIGAFRRKLAAGKRPFEGKTLRLLNEVPGIFTILIVILAVVRPF